The nucleotide window CCATCAACGGCCTGGGCGAGCGCGCGGGCAACTGCTCGCTTGAGGAAGTCGTCATGGCCGTGAAGACGCGCCGCGACTACTTCGGCCTGGATGTGGGCATCGACACCCAGCACATCGTCGCCGCCAGCCGCATGGTGAGCCAGACCACCGGCTTCGTGGTGCAGCCGAACAAGGCCGTGGTGGGCGCCAACGCTTTCGCGCACGCCAGCGGCATCCACCAGGACGGCGTGCTCAAGGCGCGCGACACCTACGAGATCATGCGCGCCGAAGACGTGGGCTGGAGCGCTAACAAGATCGTGCTGGGCAAGCTCAGCGGCCGCAACGCCTTCAAGCAGCGCCTGCAGGAACTGGGCGTGGCGCTGGAGAGCGAGGGCGAGATCAACGCCGCGTTCGCCAAGTTCAAGGAGCTGGCTGACCGCAAGAGCGAGATCTTCGACGAGGACATCCTGGCCCTGGTCAGCGATGAGAGCGTGACGGCCGAGAAGGAGCAGTACGGCTTCGTCTCGCTGGCCCAGCAAAGCGAGACCGGCGAGCGCCCCCATGCACGCATCGTGTTCACGGTGGAGGGCAAGGAAGTGCAGGGCGCGTCCGAGGGCAATGGCCCGGTGGACGCCTCGCTCAAGGCCATCGAGGCCCATGTGCAAAGCGGTGCCGAGATGGTGCTGTACTCGGTCAACGCCATCAGCGGCTCCACCGAGAGCCAGGGCGAGGTGACGGTGCGCCTGCAGAGCAGCGGCCGCGTGGTCAATGGCGTGGGCGCGGATCCCGACATCGTCGTCGCCTCGGCCAAGGCCTATCTCAGCGCCCTGAACAAGCTGCACAGCAAGGCCGAACGGGTGGCGGCGCAAGGTTGACTTGCAGCAAGCCCCGGGTGAGCGTCTTATAATCTCACCCACTTTCTTGAAAAGTCGCGCAATACATTGATATTGCGCGACTTTTTTTAATTGGCTACACTGCCACTGACTTTTTGTTGCTTGGGGTAACCGGATGCACAAGACCCACCGCTCCGTTCTCGGACGTTTCTCCCAATGGTGTAGCCTGGCCGCCCTGAGCCTGGCGCTGGCTGTTCCCATGGCCCATGCCGCGCCCAAGAAGCCGGCCAAGAAGCAACAGGTCAGCTCCGCCCCCGCCAAGCGCACGGCGGCCCGCAAGGCAGCCGCGCCGCGCAAGGTGGCGCGCAGCGCCAAGGCGCCGGTGCGCGCGGCCTACGTGGCGCCCGAGCGGCAGTCGTTTGGCCAGATGGCCGGGCTGCACCAGGTCAGCGATCCGCTGTCGCTCAAGTCCAGCGTGGCCCTGGTGATCGACCAGGACACGCACGAAGTGCTGTTCAGCAAGAACGACAAGGCGGTGCTGCCGATCGCTTCGCTGACCAAGCTCATGACCGGGCTCCTGATTTCCGAGGCGCACCTGCCCATGGATGAGCCGCTGACCATCACCCAGGACGACGTCGATACGGAAAAGGGCAGCCGCTCGCGCCTGAGCGTGGGCACCACGCTGACCCGTGGCGAGATGCTGCACCTGGCGCTGATGTCGAGCGAGAACCGCGCGGCGCATGCCCTGGGGCGCACCTACCCCGGCGGGCTGGGCGCCTTCGTGGCCCGCATGAATGCCAAGGCGCGCCTGCTGGGCATGACGGACACGCGCTACGTGGAGCCCACGGGCCTGTCGAGCAACAACCAGTCCAGTGCGCGCGACCTGGCGACGCTGGTGAGCGTGGCCCATGGCGATCCGCTGCTGCGCGAGCTGTCCACCTCCACCGGCTACGAGGTGGCGGTGGGCCGCCGTACCCTGCAGTTCAACAACACCAACCGCCTGGTGAGCAGCCCGGCCTGGGACATCGGCCTGCAGAAGACCGGCTATATCTCCGAGGCCGGCCGCTGCCTGGTCATGCAGGCCCAGGTGGCCGGGCGCCAGATCATCATGGTGTTCCTCGATTCGGCCGGCAAGTTCAGCCGGCTGGGAGATGCCGAGCGCGTGCGTCACTGGGTGGAGTCTCTGGGCGGCACCCACGCGGCGAGCCATACGGCGGCCCTGCGCTGAGCTGGGGCTGTAGAGGTGTGCGCGCCCTCCATCGTGGAGGGCGTTTTCTTTTGGGGGGTCAGAAGCTGCGCAGCAGCAGCGCGGCGTTGTGCAGGCCCAGCCAGGTCAGCAGCAGCGAGCCGCCCAGGTGCAGTGCCGCCACCCCCAGCGCCAGCCCCAGGCGCTGCTGCTGCAGCAGTCCCACTACTTCAGCGGAAAAACTCGAGAACGTGGTCAGCGCGCCCAGGAAACCCGTCACCAGCGCCAGGCGCCAGGCCGGGTCGAGGTGCGGCATGGCCTGGAACACCGCCACGCACACGCCGATGAGGTAGCCGCCAATCAGGTTCGCGGCCAGCGTGCCCCAGGGCAGCAGGCTGGTGGGTGTGCTGAGCCACAGGCCCAGGCCCCAGCGGGCCAGCGCGCCGGCGCAGGCCCCGAGGCAGATGGACAGGATGTTGAGCATGGCGCGCGATCATCCGCGTGGCGCGGGTGGTTTCATGGTCTTTTCGGGCTCTAGCCCTTGCGCAGCAAGCGCTGGCAGCTATCGAATCAGGAGTTCATCGTGTCCGCGCGGCGGCTGATGCTCGGCGGTACGGCCTGCCCGGCCCGGCGTGCGCGGAACAGGGCGGCGCGCATCAGGAAGATGTTGGTGATCGGCACCGTGACGGCGACGAACAGCGCGATCAGCAGCGGGTGCACGGCCAGGCGGTGCCCCAGCAGCGAGAAGTACACGATGCTGGCGTGCATGATGCACCACATGCCCAGCGTGGCGATGATGGCCGGGGCGTGCACGCGCTCGAAGTAGGTGGGCAGCCGCAGCAGCCCCAGCGAGCCCACCAGGGCGATGCCCGCGCCCAGCAGCACCAGGGCGGCGATGGTGATCTCGGCCCACAGCGGCATGGCTTCGGGCGTCATTCGATCACCTCGCCGCGCAGCAGGAACTTGGCCATGGCCGTGGAGCCGACGAACCCGAACAGCGCCACGAGCAGCGCGGCCTCGAAGTAGTGGCTGCTGGCGTACTGCATGCCCAGCACCAGCATCAGCAGCATGCCGTTGAGGTACATGCAGTCCAGCGCCAGCACGCGATCCTGCGCCGAGGGGCCGCGCAGCAGGCGCACCAGCGTGAACACCATGGCCAGCGCGAGCATGGCCAGCGCCAGGGGCAGGGCCCAGGAGAGCACGGGCTGCGTCATTCGAAAATCTCCATCAGGGGGCGCTCGTAGTGGTTCTGCACGTGGTCGATGACGGTCTGGGGGTCATGCACCTCCAGCACGTGCAGCAGCAGCACGGAGCGGTCGCGCGCGAGCTCGGCCCATACCGTGCCCGGGGTGATGCACACGATCATGGCCAGCACCGCCAGCGCATTCGGGTCGCGCAGCTGCAGCGGGATGTGCACGAAGGCGGCAGGGTGGCGCCGCAGCCGCGGGAACAGGATGAAGCGCAGCACGGCGGCGTTGGAGTGCAGCGTGTCCACCATGACCCGCAGGCCCAGGCGCAGAACCACCCCCGGGCGGCGGATGCGCACCGGCAGGGGGCGCAGCCCGCGCGTGAGCAGGGGCACCAGCCAGGCCAGGACCAGGGCCATCGCCAGGTTGCCGGGGCTGGCCGAGCGGTTTAGCAGCAGCCACAGGATGAACAGCGCCACCGACAGCAGCGGTGCGGGCAGCAGGCGTTTCATGGGACGTTTCATGGCGCCTCCTTCACGAGCGGGGCGGCGATGGGCGCCGCCTCCATGACGGCGCGCACATAGGTGCCGGGGGCGTGCAGCGCATTGGCCGTGGCCTGGGTGAAGTTCATCACGGCGGCGGCCTGCACGGTCAGCGCCACGCAGGCGGCCAGCAGGGCCGCGATCGGCAGGCCCTCGAGCACGCGCAGCCGGGGCGTGGTGCGGTCGTGGGCGGCCCAGAAGTGGCGCATGCCGGTGCGCGTCAGGGCGATCAGCGCCAGCAGGCCGGTGCCGATCATCAGGGCCAGCAAGGACCAGCCCGGCGCCCCCAGGCGCATGCCCGAGGACGTGCCCATCCCCAGCGGGTTCAGCAGCGCCGTGAGCATGGCGAACTTGCCGACGAAGCCCGACAGCGGCGGCAGCCCCGTGATGACCAGCGTGCACACCATGAACGACAGCCCGAGGAAGGCGGCGGCGGCGGGAATCACGCGGCCGATCAGCACCTCCTCGTCGTCGTCCAGGTTCATGCCCTGGGTGGGCAGCAGCTCGGGGTTGAGGAAGGGGGCGTCCTCGTCGTCGGCGTCGGTGCGCGTGCCGTCGTTGCGCCAGCGCTCGATCAGGTCGGACAGCAGGAACAGCGTGCTCACCGCCATGGTGGAGCTGGGCAGGTAGTACAGCAGCGCCGCCGTCAGCTCCGTCTGGCCGAAGCCCACGGCGGCCAGCAGCGTGCCCGACGAAAGCACGGCGGCGAAGCTGGCCAGGTGCGTGATGCGTTGCGACCCCAGCATGCCGATGGCGCCGAAGGCCATGGTCAGCATGCCGCCGCCGATCAGCCAGGCGCCGCCGAACAGCGCCGAGGCACCGGCCTCGCTGCCGAACATCAGCGTCCACAGCCGCAGCAGGGTATAGACGCCAACCTTGGTGAGCAGCGCGAACAGCGCGCCCACGGGCGCCGTGGCGGCGCTGTAGGCGGGCACCAGCCAGAGGTTGAGCGGCCATACCGCGGCCTTGATGAGGAAGGCCGTGGCCAGGATGCCGGCGGCGGCGTGCAGCAGGCCGCGGTCGCCCGCCGCCACTTGCGGAATGGCACGCGCCAGGTCGGCCATGTTGAGCGTGCCGGTGAGGCCGTAGAGCATCGACACGCCGATCAGGAACAGCGACGACGCCGCCAGGTTGATGGCGATGTAGTGCAGCCCCGCCTGCACGCGCGCGCGCCCCGAGCCGTGCAGCAGCAGCCCGTAGGAGGCGGCCAGCATGATCTCGAAGAACACGAACAGGTTGAACAGGTCGGCCGTGAGGAAGGCGCCCGCCAGCCCCATGAGCTGGAACTGGAACAGCGGGTGGTAGTGCACGCCCGCGCGGTGCCAGCGCGAGGAGGCGAAGACGATGGAGGCCAGCGCGACGAAGCTGGTGAGCACCAGCATCAGCGCCGAGAGCCGGTCCAGCGCCAGCACGATGCCGAAGGGCGCCGGCCAGTTGCCTGGCAGGTACACGCCCAGCGTGGCCGGGGAGCCGGCGCGCGCGCTCCAGGCCAGCAGTGCCACGGCAATGGCCAGCCCCAGCAGCGTGGACAGCAGGTTGAGCGCGAGCTTGAGGCGCTGCTGCTCCTCGCGCAGCAGCAGCATGAGGGCGGCCGTGAGCAGCGGCAGCACGATGGGCGCCAGCATGAGGTGGGGCATCAGCCCCGCGATGGTGTCGATCCACTGCGCCTGGCTCATGGCATCTCCTGCCGGTCGCGCGAGTGGCTGCCATCCACGTGGTCGGTGCCCGACATGCCGCGCGAGGCCAGCAGCACGACGAGGAACAGCGCCGTCATGGCGAAGCCGATGACGATGGCGGTGAGCACCAGGGCCTGCGGCAGCGGGTCGGCGTAGTGCTGCAGATCCTGCGGCACGCCGTCCACCAGCACCGGCACCTTGCCGAGCGCGAGGCCGAGCCGGCCCATGCTGAAGATGAACAGGTTGACCGCGTAGGACAGCAGCGACAGGCCCATGATGATCTGGAACGTGCGCGGGCGCAGCAGCAGCCACACGCCGGAGCCGGTGAGCACGCCGATGGCCAGGGCGAGAACGATTTCCATCAGCCGGCACCTCCCTGGATAGTCACTTTTTGATAGCTTTCAGCGCTTGCTGGATAAGGGCTGAAGCCGTTTTCCATTGAATTTTCTTGCGCGGCCTGGGCTTCTTCGAGCAGGCGCGCGTGGTAGCGGTGGCCGCGGATCGACTGGTGGGCAATGGCCGTCAGGATCAGCAGCGTGGAGCCCACCACCAGCGTGAACACGCCGATGTCGAAGAACAGCGCGCTGGCCACGTGCACGTCGCCCAGCCAGGGCAGGTGCAGGTGCGCTGTGTGCGTGGTGAGGAAGGGGTAGCCCAGCGCCACGGCCCCGGCGCCGGTGGCCAGCGCGCACAGCAGGCCGGTAGCGATCCAGCGGCGCGGCACCAGCGGCAGGTGCGCCTCGACCCACTCCACACCCGAGATGATGTACTGCAGGATCAGCGCCACCGACAGCACCAGCCCGGCCACGAAGCCGCCGCCGGGCTCGTTGTGCCCGCGCATGAAGATGTAGGCCGACACCACGGCGGCGAAGGGCAGCAGCAGGCGCACCAGCACGGCCGGCACCATCAGGTAGCCGACGGCGGTGTCCTGGGCGTTGCGCGGGTTCAGCAGGTCGGTCTGCAGGTCGGCGGGCAGGGCGCGCTGCTGTGGCGGCAGGTCCATGGTCTCGCGCGCCGGACGGAAGCGCCGCAGCAGCGCATAGACGGTGAGCGCGACGATGCCGAGCACGACGATTTCGCCGAAGGTGTCGAAGCCGCGGAAATCGACCAGCATCACGTTGACCACATTGGTGCCGCCGCCTTCGGTGAGCGCACGCTCCAGGAAGAAGGTGGAGGTGCTTTCCGGGAAGTCGCGGCTCATCATGGCGAAGGCCAGCCAGGCCATGCCGCCGCCGGCCAGCAGCGACAGCAG belongs to Acidovorax sp. YS12 and includes:
- a CDS encoding 2-isopropylmalate synthase, with the protein product MADKLIIFDTTLRDGEQSPGASMTKDEKLRIARQLERLKVDVIEAGFAASSNGDFEAVQSIANAIKESTICSLSRANDRDIARAAEALKGANSARIHTFIATSPLHMEKKLRMTPEQVLEQATQAVRFARNLVGDIEFSPEDGYRSDPDFLCRVLEAVIREGATTINVPDTVGYAIPELYGNFIKNLRERIPNSDKAIWSVHCHNDLGMAVANSLAGVKIGGARQIECTINGLGERAGNCSLEEVVMAVKTRRDYFGLDVGIDTQHIVAASRMVSQTTGFVVQPNKAVVGANAFAHASGIHQDGVLKARDTYEIMRAEDVGWSANKIVLGKLSGRNAFKQRLQELGVALESEGEINAAFAKFKELADRKSEIFDEDILALVSDESVTAEKEQYGFVSLAQQSETGERPHARIVFTVEGKEVQGASEGNGPVDASLKAIEAHVQSGAEMVLYSVNAISGSTESQGEVTVRLQSSGRVVNGVGADPDIVVASAKAYLSALNKLHSKAERVAAQG
- the pbpG gene encoding D-alanyl-D-alanine endopeptidase; its protein translation is MHKTHRSVLGRFSQWCSLAALSLALAVPMAHAAPKKPAKKQQVSSAPAKRTAARKAAAPRKVARSAKAPVRAAYVAPERQSFGQMAGLHQVSDPLSLKSSVALVIDQDTHEVLFSKNDKAVLPIASLTKLMTGLLISEAHLPMDEPLTITQDDVDTEKGSRSRLSVGTTLTRGEMLHLALMSSENRAAHALGRTYPGGLGAFVARMNAKARLLGMTDTRYVEPTGLSSNNQSSARDLATLVSVAHGDPLLRELSTSTGYEVAVGRRTLQFNNTNRLVSSPAWDIGLQKTGYISEAGRCLVMQAQVAGRQIIMVFLDSAGKFSRLGDAERVRHWVESLGGTHAASHTAALR
- the crcB gene encoding fluoride efflux transporter CrcB, which translates into the protein MLNILSICLGACAGALARWGLGLWLSTPTSLLPWGTLAANLIGGYLIGVCVAVFQAMPHLDPAWRLALVTGFLGALTTFSSFSAEVVGLLQQQRLGLALGVAALHLGGSLLLTWLGLHNAALLLRSF
- a CDS encoding monovalent cation/H(+) antiporter subunit G; translation: MTPEAMPLWAEITIAALVLLGAGIALVGSLGLLRLPTYFERVHAPAIIATLGMWCIMHASIVYFSLLGHRLAVHPLLIALFVAVTVPITNIFLMRAALFRARRAGQAVPPSISRRADTMNS
- a CDS encoding K+/H+ antiporter subunit F, which encodes MTQPVLSWALPLALAMLALAMVFTLVRLLRGPSAQDRVLALDCMYLNGMLLMLVLGMQYASSHYFEAALLVALFGFVGSTAMAKFLLRGEVIE
- a CDS encoding Na+/H+ antiporter subunit E, yielding MKRPMKRLLPAPLLSVALFILWLLLNRSASPGNLAMALVLAWLVPLLTRGLRPLPVRIRRPGVVLRLGLRVMVDTLHSNAAVLRFILFPRLRRHPAAFVHIPLQLRDPNALAVLAMIVCITPGTVWAELARDRSVLLLHVLEVHDPQTVIDHVQNHYERPLMEIFE
- a CDS encoding monovalent cation/H+ antiporter subunit D, with translation MSQAQWIDTIAGLMPHLMLAPIVLPLLTAALMLLLREEQQRLKLALNLLSTLLGLAIAVALLAWSARAGSPATLGVYLPGNWPAPFGIVLALDRLSALMLVLTSFVALASIVFASSRWHRAGVHYHPLFQFQLMGLAGAFLTADLFNLFVFFEIMLAASYGLLLHGSGRARVQAGLHYIAINLAASSLFLIGVSMLYGLTGTLNMADLARAIPQVAAGDRGLLHAAAGILATAFLIKAAVWPLNLWLVPAYSAATAPVGALFALLTKVGVYTLLRLWTLMFGSEAGASALFGGAWLIGGGMLTMAFGAIGMLGSQRITHLASFAAVLSSGTLLAAVGFGQTELTAALLYYLPSSTMAVSTLFLLSDLIERWRNDGTRTDADDEDAPFLNPELLPTQGMNLDDDEEVLIGRVIPAAAAFLGLSFMVCTLVITGLPPLSGFVGKFAMLTALLNPLGMGTSSGMRLGAPGWSLLALMIGTGLLALIALTRTGMRHFWAAHDRTTPRLRVLEGLPIAALLAACVALTVQAAAVMNFTQATANALHAPGTYVRAVMEAAPIAAPLVKEAP
- a CDS encoding Na+/H+ antiporter subunit C, producing MEIVLALAIGVLTGSGVWLLLRPRTFQIIMGLSLLSYAVNLFIFSMGRLGLALGKVPVLVDGVPQDLQHYADPLPQALVLTAIVIGFAMTALFLVVLLASRGMSGTDHVDGSHSRDRQEMP